One segment of Ignavibacteriales bacterium DNA contains the following:
- the nuoK gene encoding NADH-quinone oxidoreductase subunit NuoK produces the protein MNITIEYYLILSAFMFIVGVAGVLTRRNAIIVFMSIELMLNSANLTLVTFSSYLGNSIGQLFVFFVMTVAAAEAAVGLAIILAIFRNKLTLNIDEINILKW, from the coding sequence ATGAATATCACAATTGAATATTATTTAATCCTAAGTGCATTTATGTTTATAGTCGGGGTTGCCGGCGTGCTTACAAGAAGAAATGCAATCATTGTTTTTATGAGTATCGAATTAATGTTAAACTCTGCAAACCTAACGTTAGTGACATTTTCATCTTATCTCGGTAATTCAATTGGACAGCTATTTGTTTTCTTTGTAATGACAGTTGCGGCTGCAGAAGCTGCTGTAGGGCTTGCAATTATTTTAGCAATCTTCCGTAACAAGCTTACTCTTAATATCGATGAAATAAATATTCTTAAATGGTAA
- a CDS encoding NADH-quinone oxidoreductase subunit J: MSLDIILFFVFGIVAAVTAVIMITRSNPVIAALFLVLNFASLAGLYLTLNAQFIAVTQVIVYAGAIMVLFLFVLMLLRPENEQKFLQANSKTKIFAMFIAGVVFVQLAYMIFFARPSQYISKNLAKSIEAGTIEAIGRELFTNYVVPFEAAGFLLLAATIGALVLAKKKFE, encoded by the coding sequence ATGAGTTTAGACATAATTTTATTTTTTGTTTTTGGTATCGTTGCTGCAGTTACTGCTGTGATAATGATAACAAGAAGTAATCCAGTTATTGCGGCATTATTTCTTGTGCTAAACTTTGCATCTCTTGCAGGATTGTATCTTACATTAAACGCTCAATTTATTGCTGTAACACAAGTTATCGTATACGCTGGTGCAATAATGGTTTTATTCCTTTTTGTTTTGATGTTGTTACGACCTGAAAATGAACAGAAGTTTTTACAAGCAAATTCAAAAACTAAAATCTTTGCGATGTTTATTGCGGGTGTTGTATTTGTGCAACTTGCTTATATGATTTTCTTTGCTCGTCCATCACAATATATTTCAAAAAATTTAGCAAAAAGTATAGAAGCCGGAACAATTGAAGCTATTGGCAGAGAGTTATTTACGAATTATGTAGTTCCATTTGAAGCAGCAGGGTTTTTATTATTAGCGGCAACAATTGGTGCTTTAGTTTTAGCTAAAAAGAAGTTTGAGTAA